A region from the Lysobacter sp. BMK333-48F3 genome encodes:
- the rplX gene encoding 50S ribosomal protein L24, with protein MNRIKKGDQVIVTAGKDKGKKGDVVRVLGDKVVVANINVVKRHTKPNPQANQPGGVVEREAPIHISNVMLFNPATGKGERIGFKVLEDGRKLRVFRSSGEAVDA; from the coding sequence ATGAACCGTATCAAGAAGGGCGATCAGGTGATCGTCACCGCCGGCAAGGACAAGGGCAAGAAGGGCGACGTGGTGCGCGTGCTCGGCGACAAGGTCGTCGTGGCGAACATCAATGTCGTCAAGCGCCACACCAAGCCGAACCCGCAGGCCAACCAGCCGGGCGGCGTGGTCGAGCGCGAAGCGCCGATCCACATTTCCAACGTCATGCTGTTCAACCCGGCCACCGGCAAGGGCGAACGCATCGGTTTCAAGGTGCTGGAGGATGGACGCAAACTGCGTGTGTTCCGCTCCAGCGGTGAGGCGGTTGACGCCTGA
- the rplE gene encoding 50S ribosomal protein L5 has translation MTTRLEEFYKKEVVPALTEKFGYKNPMEVPRLVKITLNMGVGEAATNKKILENAVADMTKIAGQKPIVTKSRVSVASFKIRDGWPIGAKVTLRRAKMYEFLDRLVNISLPRVRDFRGVSGRSFDGRGNYNMGVKEQIIFPEIDFDQVDALRGMDIAITTTAKTDAEAKALLEAFRFPFRN, from the coding sequence ATGACCACCCGGCTCGAAGAGTTCTACAAGAAAGAAGTGGTTCCGGCGCTGACTGAAAAGTTCGGCTACAAGAACCCGATGGAAGTGCCGCGCCTCGTCAAGATCACGCTGAACATGGGCGTGGGCGAAGCCGCCACCAACAAGAAGATCCTGGAAAATGCCGTCGCCGACATGACCAAGATCGCCGGCCAGAAGCCGATCGTGACCAAGTCCCGCGTGTCGGTGGCTTCGTTCAAGATCCGCGACGGTTGGCCGATCGGCGCCAAGGTCACCCTGCGTCGCGCCAAGATGTACGAGTTCCTTGACCGCCTGGTCAACATCTCGTTGCCGCGCGTCCGCGACTTCCGCGGCGTGTCGGGCCGTTCGTTCGACGGCCGCGGCAACTACAACATGGGCGTGAAGGAACAGATCATCTTCCCGGAAATCGACTTCGACCAGGTCGACGCCCTGCGCGGCATGGACATCGCGATCACCACGACCGCGAAGACCGACGCCGAGGCCAAGGCCCTGCTCGAAGCCTTCCGCTTCCCGTTCCGCAACTGA
- the rpsN gene encoding 30S ribosomal protein S14 has product MAKTSMVNRDLKRTKLVKKFAAKREALKKIISSESASYEDKMDAVVKLQKLPRDSSPSRQRNRCALSGRSRGVYSKFGLGRNKLREATMRGDVPGLRKASW; this is encoded by the coding sequence ATGGCTAAGACCTCCATGGTCAACCGCGACCTCAAGCGGACCAAGCTGGTGAAGAAGTTCGCCGCCAAGCGCGAAGCGCTGAAGAAGATCATCTCCAGCGAATCGGCTTCGTACGAAGACAAGATGGACGCCGTGGTCAAGCTGCAGAAGCTGCCGCGCGACTCTTCGCCGAGCCGTCAGCGCAACCGCTGCGCCCTGTCGGGCCGCTCGCGTGGCGTGTACAGCAAGTTCGGCCTCGGCCGCAACAAGCTGCGCGAAGCCACCATGCGCGGCGACGTTCCGGGCCTGCGCAAGGCAAGCTGGTAA
- the rpsH gene encoding 30S ribosomal protein S8, with protein sequence MSMTDPIADMLVRIKNAAAVRKQTVKMPSSKVKVAIAAVLKDEGYILDSRVTELGGGKSELEISLKYYEGKPVIERLERYSRSGLRQYRGKDALPKVLGGLGVAIISTSKGIMTDAQARQQGVGGEVLCFVA encoded by the coding sequence ATGAGCATGACTGATCCCATCGCCGACATGCTGGTCCGCATCAAGAATGCGGCCGCTGTGCGCAAGCAGACGGTGAAGATGCCGTCGTCCAAGGTGAAGGTGGCCATCGCCGCCGTGCTGAAGGACGAGGGCTACATCCTGGATTCGCGCGTCACCGAACTCGGTGGCGGCAAGTCCGAACTCGAAATCTCGCTGAAGTACTACGAAGGCAAGCCGGTGATCGAGCGCCTGGAGCGCTACTCCCGTTCGGGCCTGCGCCAGTACCGCGGCAAGGACGCGCTGCCCAAGGTCCTCGGCGGCCTCGGCGTGGCCATCATCTCCACCTCGAAGGGCATCATGACCGATGCGCAGGCGCGCCAGCAGGGCGTCGGCGGTGAAGTCCTGTGCTTCGTGGCCTAA
- the rplF gene encoding 50S ribosomal protein L6: MSRVAKKPIALPKGVEINVQADAVVAKGPKGSLSIAKPAAINLKVENNEALFVTEDAALIPLTGTLRAILANMVKGVSEGFERKLELVGVGYRASMQGKDLSLALGFSHPVVFKAPEGITLATPTQTEILVQGADKQRVGEVAAKIRGFRPPEPYKGKGVKYAGEVIIRKEAKKA, encoded by the coding sequence ATGTCCCGAGTTGCCAAGAAGCCGATCGCCCTGCCGAAGGGCGTCGAAATCAATGTCCAGGCCGACGCCGTCGTCGCCAAGGGCCCGAAGGGCTCGCTGTCGATCGCCAAGCCCGCCGCCATCAACCTGAAGGTCGAGAACAACGAGGCGCTCTTCGTGACCGAAGACGCCGCGCTGATCCCGCTGACCGGCACCCTGCGCGCCATCCTCGCCAACATGGTGAAGGGCGTGTCGGAAGGCTTCGAGCGCAAGCTCGAGCTGGTCGGCGTCGGTTACCGCGCCTCGATGCAGGGCAAGGACCTGAGCCTGGCCCTGGGTTTCTCCCATCCGGTCGTGTTCAAGGCGCCGGAAGGCATCACGCTGGCCACCCCGACCCAGACCGAGATCCTGGTCCAGGGCGCGGACAAGCAGCGCGTCGGCGAAGTCGCCGCCAAGATTCGCGGTTTCCGTCCGCCGGAGCCCTACAAGGGCAAGGGTGTGAAGTACGCCGGCGAAGTCATCATCCGTAAGGAAGCCAAGAAGGCCTAA
- the rplR gene encoding 50S ribosomal protein L18 produces the protein MKKNIARLRRAKSTRAHIRELGVPRLTVLRTGQHLYAQVFTHDGSRVLASASTVQAEVKEGLKNGKNADAATKVGQIIAERAKAAGIEKVAFDRSGYRYHGRIKALAEAAREGGLQF, from the coding sequence ATGAAGAAGAACATCGCCCGCCTGCGCCGCGCCAAGTCGACCCGTGCGCACATCCGTGAACTCGGCGTGCCGCGCCTGACCGTGCTGCGCACCGGTCAGCACCTGTACGCCCAGGTCTTCACCCACGACGGTTCGCGCGTCCTGGCTTCGGCCTCGACCGTGCAGGCCGAAGTCAAGGAAGGCCTGAAGAACGGCAAGAACGCCGATGCCGCGACCAAGGTCGGCCAGATCATCGCCGAGCGCGCCAAGGCTGCCGGTATCGAGAAGGTCGCTTTCGACCGCTCGGGCTACCGCTACCACGGCCGCATCAAGGCCCTGGCCGAAGCCGCTCGCGAAGGCGGCCTGCAGTTCTAA
- the rpsE gene encoding 30S ribosomal protein S5 encodes MANEREPRGRDRDRNREEIDDGMIEKLIAVNRVSKTVKGGRQFTFTALTVVGDGNGKVGFGYGKAREVPVAIQKSMEYARKSMSNVELNNGTLWHSVKAGHGAARVFMQPASEGTGVIAGGAMRAVLEAVGVKNVLAKAVGSRNPINLVRATLKGLTDMHSPAKIAAKRGKKVEDLLNG; translated from the coding sequence ATGGCTAACGAACGTGAACCGCGGGGTCGCGATCGCGATCGCAACCGCGAAGAGATCGACGACGGCATGATCGAGAAGCTGATCGCGGTCAACCGCGTCAGCAAGACCGTCAAGGGCGGTCGCCAGTTCACCTTCACCGCGCTGACGGTGGTGGGCGACGGCAACGGCAAGGTCGGCTTCGGCTACGGCAAGGCGCGCGAAGTGCCGGTCGCGATCCAGAAGTCGATGGAATACGCCCGCAAGAGCATGTCCAACGTCGAGCTCAACAACGGCACCCTGTGGCACTCGGTCAAGGCCGGCCACGGCGCCGCTCGCGTGTTCATGCAGCCGGCTTCGGAAGGTACCGGCGTGATCGCCGGCGGCGCGATGCGCGCCGTGCTCGAAGCGGTCGGCGTCAAGAACGTGCTGGCCAAGGCCGTGGGTTCGCGCAACCCGATCAACCTGGTGCGCGCCACGCTCAAGGGCCTGACCGACATGCACTCGCCGGCCAAGATCGCGGCCAAGCGCGGCAAGAAGGTGGAGGATCTCCTCAATGGCTAA
- the rpmD gene encoding 50S ribosomal protein L30 has protein sequence MAKNEAGTGTVRVRLVKGLRGTQSRHRLSVKALGLNKLNDVRELKDSPQVRGLINKVHYLVQVEE, from the coding sequence ATGGCTAAGAACGAAGCCGGTACCGGCACCGTCAGGGTGCGTCTGGTCAAGGGTCTGCGTGGCACCCAGTCGCGTCACCGCCTGTCGGTGAAGGCGCTGGGCCTGAACAAGCTCAACGATGTGCGTGAACTGAAGGACAGCCCGCAGGTGCGCGGCCTGATCAACAAGGTTCACTACCTCGTCCAGGTCGAGGAGTAA
- the rplO gene encoding 50S ribosomal protein L15 → MNMRLNTLKPADGARQERTRVGRGIGSGLGKTAGRGHKGSFARAGKGKIKAGFEGGQMPMQRRLPKIGFRSKLKNDTAEVLLYQLDKLEAGEIDFAALKAAKLVPSTAKQAKIVKKGELTKKFVLKGVLATAGAKAAVEAAGGKVEE, encoded by the coding sequence ATCAACATGCGTCTCAACACTCTCAAGCCGGCCGACGGCGCTCGTCAGGAGCGTACTCGCGTCGGTCGCGGCATCGGTTCGGGCCTGGGCAAGACCGCCGGTCGCGGTCACAAGGGTTCGTTCGCGCGCGCCGGTAAGGGCAAGATCAAGGCCGGTTTCGAAGGCGGCCAGATGCCCATGCAGCGCCGCCTGCCGAAGATCGGCTTCCGCTCCAAGCTGAAGAACGACACGGCCGAAGTGCTGCTGTACCAGCTGGACAAGCTCGAAGCCGGCGAGATCGATTTTGCCGCCCTCAAGGCCGCCAAGCTCGTTCCGAGCACGGCCAAGCAGGCCAAGATCGTCAAGAAGGGCGAGCTGACCAAGAAGTTCGTGCTCAAGGGCGTGCTGGCTACGGCCGGCGCCAAGGCCGCCGTCGAAGCGGCCGGCGGCAAGGTCGAGGAGTAA
- the secY gene encoding preprotein translocase subunit SecY: MARSGNAMAGLGGGLGKFTELRQRLLFVIGALIVYRIGSYIPVPGVNPQAMVEFMSTKQGTIVDMFNMFSGGALHRFSLFALNVMPYISASIIVQLLVQIVPSLKAIQKEGESGRRKINQWSRMGAIPLAVFQAWGIAAGLQSSMAPNGVPVVYAPGMGFILTAVIALTAGTMFLMWLGEQITERGVGNGVSLIIFAGIVAGLPAALLQMFEQIRNGDMSAIAAIAVVLLVVGFTYLVVFVERGQRRITVNYARRQGGRNAYMNQASFLPLKLNMAGVIPAIFASSIVMFPATAATWFAQNNSGSGFSGFLQRLSQWLNPGEPVHMILYAGLIIGFAFFYTALVFNSQETADNLKKSGALIPGIRPGKATADYVDGVLTRLTAAGAIYLVIVCLLPEVMRTQLGTSFYFGGTSLLIVVVVVMDFIAQIQAHLMSHQYESLLKKANLKGGSRGGLARG; the protein is encoded by the coding sequence ATGGCGCGGAGCGGCAACGCGATGGCTGGCCTCGGTGGCGGGCTCGGTAAGTTCACCGAGCTGCGTCAACGTTTGCTGTTCGTGATCGGCGCTTTGATCGTCTACCGCATCGGCAGCTACATCCCGGTGCCGGGCGTCAACCCTCAGGCGATGGTCGAATTCATGTCGACCAAGCAGGGCACGATCGTGGACATGTTCAACATGTTCTCGGGCGGCGCCCTGCATCGCTTCAGCCTGTTCGCGCTGAACGTGATGCCGTACATCTCGGCGTCGATCATCGTCCAGCTGCTGGTGCAGATCGTGCCCAGCCTGAAGGCCATCCAGAAGGAAGGCGAGTCGGGCCGGCGCAAGATCAACCAGTGGTCGCGGATGGGCGCGATTCCGCTGGCGGTGTTCCAGGCCTGGGGCATCGCCGCCGGCCTGCAGTCCAGCATGGCGCCCAACGGCGTTCCGGTGGTGTACGCGCCGGGCATGGGCTTCATCCTGACCGCGGTGATCGCGCTGACCGCCGGCACCATGTTCCTGATGTGGCTGGGCGAGCAGATCACCGAGCGCGGCGTCGGCAACGGCGTTTCGCTGATCATCTTCGCCGGTATCGTCGCGGGCCTGCCCGCCGCGCTGCTGCAGATGTTCGAGCAGATCCGCAACGGCGACATGAGCGCGATCGCGGCCATCGCCGTGGTCCTGCTGGTGGTCGGTTTCACCTACCTGGTGGTGTTCGTCGAACGCGGCCAGCGCCGGATCACGGTCAATTACGCCCGGCGCCAGGGCGGGCGCAACGCCTACATGAACCAGGCGTCGTTCCTGCCGCTGAAGCTCAACATGGCGGGCGTGATCCCGGCGATCTTCGCCTCCAGCATCGTCATGTTCCCCGCCACCGCCGCGACCTGGTTCGCCCAGAACAACAGCGGCAGCGGCTTCTCCGGGTTCCTCCAGCGGCTCAGCCAGTGGCTGAATCCGGGTGAACCCGTGCACATGATCCTGTATGCTGGTCTGATCATCGGCTTCGCGTTCTTCTACACGGCGCTGGTGTTCAACTCGCAGGAAACCGCCGACAACCTCAAGAAGTCGGGCGCGCTGATTCCGGGCATCCGCCCGGGCAAGGCGACGGCGGATTACGTTGACGGCGTGCTGACCCGCTTGACCGCGGCCGGCGCGATTTACCTGGTGATCGTCTGCCTCCTGCCGGAGGTCATGCGTACCCAACTGGGCACCTCGTTCTACTTCGGCGGCACTTCGCTGCTGATCGTGGTGGTCGTGGTGATGGATTTCATCGCTCAAATCCAGGCTCATCTGATGTCGCATCAGTACGAAAGCCTGTTGAAGAAAGCGAACTTGAAGGGCGGCTCGCGCGGCGGTCTCGCGCGCGGGTGA
- the rpsM gene encoding 30S ribosomal protein S13: protein MARIAGVNLPAQKHVWVGLQSIYGIGRTRSKQICETAGVTSTTKIRDLSEPEVERLRAEVGKFVVEGDLRREIGIAIKRLMDLGCYRGLRHRRGLPLRGQRTRTNARTRKGPRKAIKK, encoded by the coding sequence ATGGCGCGTATTGCGGGCGTCAATTTGCCTGCCCAGAAGCATGTCTGGGTCGGGCTGCAAAGCATCTACGGCATCGGCCGTACCCGTTCGAAGCAGATCTGCGAAACCGCAGGTGTGACCTCGACGACCAAGATCCGTGACCTGTCCGAGCCGGAAGTCGAGCGTCTGCGCGCCGAAGTCGGCAAGTTCGTGGTCGAAGGCGACCTTCGCCGCGAAATCGGCATCGCCATCAAGCGTCTGATGGACCTGGGCTGCTACCGCGGCCTGCGTCACCGTCGCGGCCTGCCGCTGCGCGGTCAGCGTACCCGGACCAATGCCCGTACCCGTAAGGGTCCGCGCAAGGCCATCAAGAAGTAA
- the rpsK gene encoding 30S ribosomal protein S11: MAKPAAAKTKKKIKRVVTDGIAHVHASFNNTIITITDRQGNALSWATSGGAGFRGSRKSTPFAAQVAAEKAGRAALDYGVKSLEVRIKGPGPGRESAVRSLNNVGYKIINIIDVTPIPHNGCRPPKKRRV; the protein is encoded by the coding sequence ATGGCCAAGCCGGCAGCTGCCAAGACCAAGAAGAAGATCAAGCGAGTCGTCACCGACGGCATCGCCCACGTCCACGCTTCTTTCAACAACACCATCATCACGATCACCGACCGCCAGGGCAACGCGCTGTCGTGGGCGACTTCGGGCGGCGCGGGTTTCCGCGGTTCGCGCAAGTCCACCCCGTTCGCCGCCCAGGTCGCCGCCGAAAAGGCCGGCCGTGCTGCGCTCGACTACGGCGTCAAGTCGCTGGAAGTCCGCATCAAGGGCCCGGGCCCGGGTCGTGAGTCCGCCGTTCGTTCGCTGAACAACGTCGGTTACAAGATCATCAACATCATCGACGTGACGCCGATCCCGCACAACGGGTGCCGTCCGCCGAAGAAGCGTCGCGTCTGA
- the rpsD gene encoding 30S ribosomal protein S4, translated as MARYIGPTCKLARREGADLGLKSSARALDSKCKLEQKPGQHGPTARKGKLSDYATQLREKQKVKRIYGLLERQFRNYYKKASTKKGNTGENLLQLLETRLDNVVYRMGFAVTRPAARQLVSHRGVTVNGKSVNLPSYQVKAGDAIALSERAQKQLRVQESLTVSSQMDLSPSWVEVDSKKFSGVFKAVPDRADLPADINEALIVELYSK; from the coding sequence ATGGCTCGTTATATTGGCCCCACCTGTAAGCTCGCCCGTCGCGAAGGCGCCGACCTCGGCCTGAAGTCGTCCGCGCGCGCGCTCGACTCGAAGTGCAAGCTCGAGCAGAAGCCCGGCCAGCATGGCCCGACCGCCCGCAAGGGCAAGCTGTCCGACTACGCCACCCAGCTGCGCGAAAAGCAGAAGGTCAAGCGTATCTACGGTCTGCTGGAACGTCAGTTCCGCAACTACTACAAGAAGGCCTCGACCAAGAAGGGCAACACCGGCGAGAACCTGCTGCAGTTGCTGGAAACCCGTCTGGACAACGTCGTCTACCGCATGGGCTTCGCCGTCACCCGTCCGGCCGCCCGCCAGCTGGTCTCGCACCGCGGCGTCACGGTCAACGGCAAGTCGGTCAACCTGCCGTCGTACCAGGTCAAGGCCGGCGACGCGATCGCCCTTTCCGAACGCGCCCAGAAGCAGCTGCGCGTGCAGGAGTCGCTGACCGTCTCCTCGCAGATGGACCTGTCGCCGTCGTGGGTCGAAGTCGACAGCAAGAAGTTCAGCGGCGTGTTCAAGGCTGTCCCGGATCGCGCGGACCTGCCGGCCGACATCAACGAAGCGCTGATCGTCGAGTTGTACAGCAAGTAA
- the rpoA gene encoding DNA-directed RNA polymerase subunit alpha, with product MTVTANQVLRPRGPQIERLNGNRAKVVIEPLERGYGHTLGNALRRVLLSSIPGFAITEVEIDGVLHEYTTVEGLEEDVLEVLLNLKDVAIRMHTGESSTLSLAKQGPGIVTAGDIKTDHNVEILNTDHVICHLTKDTAINMRLKIERGFGYQPAAARRRPDEETRAIGRLMLDASFSPVRRVAYAVEAARVEQRTDLDKLVLDIETNGTIDAEEAVRTAADILTDQLSVFGDFTHRDRGAQKPATSGIDPILLRPIDDLELTVRSANCLKAESIYYVGDLIQKTEVELLKTPNLGKKSLTEIKEVLAQRGLSLGMKLENWPPAGIASHGMMG from the coding sequence ATGACGGTTACCGCCAACCAGGTACTGCGCCCGCGTGGTCCGCAGATCGAACGCCTCAACGGCAATCGCGCGAAAGTCGTGATCGAACCGTTGGAGCGCGGCTACGGCCACACGCTGGGCAACGCGCTGCGCCGCGTGCTGCTGTCTTCGATCCCGGGTTTCGCCATCACCGAGGTCGAAATCGACGGCGTGCTGCACGAGTACACCACGGTCGAAGGTCTGGAAGAGGACGTGCTCGAGGTTCTGCTGAACCTGAAGGACGTCGCCATCCGCATGCACACCGGCGAGTCCTCGACGCTGTCGCTGGCCAAGCAGGGCCCCGGCATCGTCACCGCCGGCGACATCAAGACCGACCACAACGTCGAAATCCTCAACACCGACCATGTGATCTGCCACCTGACCAAGGACACGGCGATCAACATGCGTCTGAAGATCGAGCGCGGCTTCGGCTACCAGCCGGCCGCTGCGCGTCGCCGTCCGGACGAAGAAACCCGCGCCATCGGCCGCCTGATGCTGGACGCCAGCTTCTCGCCGGTCCGTCGCGTCGCCTACGCCGTCGAAGCCGCGCGCGTCGAACAGCGCACCGACCTCGACAAGCTGGTGCTGGACATCGAAACCAACGGCACGATCGACGCCGAGGAAGCCGTGCGCACCGCCGCCGACATCCTCACCGACCAGCTGTCGGTGTTCGGCGACTTCACCCACCGCGACCGCGGTGCGCAGAAGCCGGCCACCAGCGGCATCGACCCGATCCTGCTGCGTCCGATCGACGACCTCGAGCTGACCGTGCGTTCGGCCAACTGCCTCAAGGCCGAGAGCATCTACTACGTCGGCGATCTGATCCAGAAGACCGAAGTCGAACTGCTCAAGACCCCGAACCTGGGCAAGAAGTCGCTCACCGAGATCAAGGAAGTGCTGGCTCAGCGCGGCCTGTCCCTCGGCATGAAGCTCGAGAACTGGCCGCCGGCCGGCATCGCTTCGCACGGGATGATGGGGTGA
- the rplQ gene encoding 50S ribosomal protein L17 produces MRHQKAGRKFSRTSAHRDAMFTNMAASLIKHGLIRTTLPKAKELRRVAEPLITLAKQDGVANRRLAFSRLRDKEAVGTLFTTLGPRYASRPGGYLRILKCGFRAGDNAPMAYVELVDRPEAAAE; encoded by the coding sequence ATGCGCCACCAGAAAGCCGGTCGTAAGTTCAGCCGCACCAGCGCCCACCGCGATGCCATGTTCACCAACATGGCGGCCTCGCTGATCAAGCACGGCCTGATCCGCACCACCCTGCCCAAGGCCAAGGAACTGCGCCGCGTCGCCGAGCCGCTGATCACCCTGGCCAAGCAGGACGGCGTCGCCAACCGCCGCCTGGCCTTCTCGCGCCTGCGCGACAAGGAAGCCGTCGGCACCCTGTTCACCACCCTGGGCCCGCGCTACGCGAGCCGTCCGGGCGGCTACCTGCGCATCCTCAAGTGCGGTTTCCGCGCCGGCGACAACGCGCCGATGGCCTATGTCGAGCTGGTGGACCGTCCGGAAGCGGCGGCCGAGTAA
- a CDS encoding disulfide bond formation protein B, translating to MNPFKASFRVQFLLGFLACAGLLGYAFYLQLYQHLEPCPLCIFQRVGFFALGLVFLLGAIHGPRKPGGRRAYGVLALLASLGGIAVAGNHVRLQHLPPDQVPACGPGLDYMLEAMPIAGVIRKVMTGSGECAAVDWSFLGLAMPAWSLICFIVLALWAAYAAFRGR from the coding sequence ATGAACCCTTTCAAAGCCTCCTTCCGCGTCCAGTTTCTGCTCGGTTTCCTGGCCTGTGCCGGGCTGCTGGGCTATGCCTTCTACCTCCAGCTCTACCAGCACCTGGAACCGTGCCCGCTGTGCATCTTCCAGCGCGTGGGCTTCTTCGCCCTGGGCCTGGTGTTCCTGCTCGGCGCGATCCACGGCCCGCGCAAGCCAGGCGGCCGCCGCGCCTACGGCGTGCTGGCCTTGCTGGCCTCGCTCGGCGGCATCGCCGTGGCCGGCAACCACGTCCGCCTGCAGCACCTGCCGCCGGACCAGGTCCCGGCCTGTGGCCCGGGCCTGGACTACATGCTCGAGGCGATGCCGATCGCCGGGGTGATCCGCAAAGTCATGACCGGCTCGGGCGAATGCGCCGCCGTCGACTGGAGCTTCCTCGGCCTGGCGATGCCGGCCTGGAGCCTGATCTGTTTCATCGTGCTCGCGTTGTGGGCGGCCTATGCCGCGTTCCGCGGCCGTTGA
- a CDS encoding 3-deoxy-7-phosphoheptulonate synthase class II: protein MSASDRSNLRAVNLPADWSPTSWRERTALQLPNYPDAAELDSALQELRHLPPLVTSWEILSLKQQLAEAQEGKRFLLQGGDCAESFDQCSSDVISNRLKVLLQMSLVLVHGMRKPVVRVGRFAGQYAKPRSADTETIDGVTLPSYRGDMVNGPAFNETARKPDPRRMIKAHARSAMTMNFVRALIDGGFADLHHPEYWNLSWVGHSPLADEYRRMVNAIGDAVRFMETLSGSEVHNLNRVDFYTSHEALLLPYEESLTRQVPRHWGWFNLSTHYPWIGMRTAAVDGAHAEYFRGIRNPIALKVGPSVTPDQLLRTVDLLNPDDEPGRLTFIHRMGASQIADKLPTLLDAMRRDGRRVLWVCDPMHGNTESTSNGYKTRRFRNIRAEIETAFELHAAAGTRLGGVHLELTGEDVTECLGGARELTESDLERAYRSTVDPRLNYEQALEVAMLIVRKQAQIAAPA, encoded by the coding sequence ATGAGCGCCTCCGATCGCAGCAACCTCCGTGCCGTCAATCTGCCCGCCGACTGGAGCCCGACCTCCTGGCGCGAGCGCACCGCACTGCAGTTGCCGAACTATCCGGACGCGGCCGAGTTGGACAGCGCCCTGCAGGAACTGCGCCATCTGCCGCCGCTGGTGACCTCCTGGGAAATCCTGTCGCTGAAGCAGCAACTGGCCGAGGCGCAGGAGGGCAAGCGATTTTTGCTGCAGGGCGGGGATTGCGCCGAGAGCTTCGACCAGTGCAGCTCGGACGTGATCTCCAACCGGCTCAAGGTGCTGCTGCAGATGAGCCTGGTGCTGGTGCACGGCATGCGCAAGCCGGTGGTGCGGGTGGGCCGGTTCGCCGGCCAGTACGCCAAGCCGCGTTCGGCCGACACCGAAACCATCGACGGGGTGACCCTGCCGAGCTACCGCGGCGACATGGTCAACGGCCCGGCTTTCAACGAGACCGCGCGCAAGCCCGACCCGCGGCGCATGATCAAGGCGCATGCGCGTTCGGCGATGACGATGAACTTCGTCCGCGCGCTGATCGACGGCGGCTTCGCCGACCTGCACCACCCCGAGTACTGGAACCTGAGCTGGGTCGGCCACTCGCCGCTGGCCGACGAATACCGGCGCATGGTCAATGCGATCGGCGACGCGGTGCGCTTCATGGAGACCCTGTCGGGTTCGGAAGTGCACAACCTCAACCGGGTCGACTTCTACACCTCGCACGAAGCCCTGTTGCTGCCGTACGAGGAGTCGCTGACCCGGCAGGTGCCGCGCCATTGGGGCTGGTTCAACCTCAGCACCCATTACCCGTGGATCGGCATGCGCACCGCGGCGGTCGACGGCGCCCATGCCGAATACTTCCGCGGCATCCGCAATCCGATCGCGCTCAAGGTCGGCCCGTCGGTGACCCCGGACCAGTTGCTGCGCACCGTCGACCTGCTCAATCCGGACGACGAGCCGGGCCGCCTGACCTTCATCCACCGCATGGGCGCCAGCCAGATCGCCGACAAGCTGCCGACCCTGCTCGATGCGATGCGCCGCGACGGCCGCCGCGTGCTGTGGGTCTGCGACCCGATGCACGGCAACACCGAGAGCACCAGCAACGGCTACAAGACCCGCCGCTTCCGCAACATCCGGGCCGAGATCGAAACCGCGTTCGAGCTGCACGCCGCGGCCGGTACGCGCCTGGGCGGCGTGCACCTGGAGCTGACCGGCGAGGACGTCACCGAGTGCCTGGGCGGCGCGCGCGAGCTGACCGAGAGCGATCTGGAACGCGCCTACCGTTCCACCGTCGATCCGCGCCTGAACTACGAGCAGGCGCTGGAAGTGGCGATGCTGATCGTGCGCAAGCAGGCGCAGATCGCGGCGCCGGCGTAA